Genomic DNA from Nonomuraea rubra:
CTGGTCGAGCTGGGGGTGGCTGTGGCTGTGGCCGCCGATCTCGACGCCGGTCTGCGCGGCCTCGCGGGCCTGGCCCCACGACAGCATGTCGTCGAGGGGCCGGCCCGCCGCGTCCCTGCCCGCGTCGGACACCCAGCCGCTGGTCAGGAAGACCGTGGCCGGGAAGTTGTGTCGTTCCAGCAGCGGCAGCGCGCGGCTGTGGAAGTCGGCGTAGCCGTCGTCGAACGTCACCACGATCGGCTTGTCCGGCAGTGACAGCCCGTTGTTCTTGTTGAACCTGGCCACCAGGTCACCCAGCGTGAGCGGCGTGAAGCCGCTCTCCGCCAGGTAGGCGAGCTGCTCCTCCAGGTCGGAGGGCCGTACGGCGTGCGGCTTGGTCTCGTCGTTGGGCGCGTCGGTGACCGAGTGGTACATCAGGATCGGTACGCGGATCATGATCGTGCCGCCTTCAGCCGTACGGAACCCACGACGTAACCCCAGGTCGTCCAGGCCAGCCCGATCACGATCGCGGCGGCCCTGCCGAGCCCGCCCACGTCGCCGCGCAGGGCCTCACCGACCCCGCGCAGCGCGCCGAGCGGCAGCGTCTTGATCGCGTGCGCGCGCTCGCTGGACAGCCCGTCCTGGGTGCCGACCTCCCGCGTCACCAGGGCCTTCGACAGGCCCTCCGCGTAACACCTGGACCTGAAGTAGGCGAACCGCTCGCGCTGCTTCGACACCTTGTGCCCGATCACCGCGCGCGGCTCGAACAGCATGACCGAGCCCGGCTTGCGCTGGCTCAGCCTGATGCAGAACTCGGTCTCCTCGCACCCGAGAGGGCGCGACTTGCGTCCCTGCACGCTGCGGCCGATGCCGCTGTGGAAGCCGCCCACCTCGGACACGGCGTCACGCAGGAAGGCGGCGTTGCCGCCCATGACGTTGCGGATCGGCGCCCTGACCGCGGGCATGCCGCGGTAGGTGCAGCCGACCGTCCAGTCGAACTCGTACGGGAACCAGCCAGGCCGCCGCCCCGACGCCCAGATGGGGTCGGTACGGCCGCCCACGCCGACGACACCGGTTTCCTGGAAGCCCTCCTCCAAAGCCTCCAGCCACCCGGGGTCGGCGACCGCGTCGTCGTCGAGAAAGGCGACGATCTCACCGTTGGCCGTGGCCACGCCGGTGTTCTTGCCACCGGACAACCCCTGCTCGTGCGTGTTCTCCACCACGATGGCCTGCGGGTACTCGTGCTTCAGCTTGAGGTGCAGGTCGGGGTTGTGGTCGACCACCAGGATCAGCTCGTGTGCCGGGCGCGTCTGGTTCTCGACCGACTCGACTGCCTGCCTGATGTCCTCCCACCGTTCCTCGGTGTAGACGCAGATGACAACAGACGTGTTCACAACGATCCCTTTTTTATGCGACGCCT
This window encodes:
- a CDS encoding polysaccharide deacetylase family protein, whose amino-acid sequence is MIRVPILMYHSVTDAPNDETKPHAVRPSDLEEQLAYLAESGFTPLTLGDLVARFNKNNGLSLPDKPIVVTFDDGYADFHSRALPLLERHNFPATVFLTSGWVSDAGRDAAGRPLDDMLSWGQAREAAQTGVEIGGHSHSHPQLDQLRTEELRQELRRNKGLLEEKIGTPVATMAYPYGYSSARVRREVRKAGYFAACAVSNTIAADRHDMLAIPRLTVGKNTTINMFKRAVEGNAVPLIYMRERILTKGYAVVRRTRYGLQRVRGNV
- a CDS encoding glycosyltransferase family 2 protein, encoding MNTSVVICVYTEERWEDIRQAVESVENQTRPAHELILVVDHNPDLHLKLKHEYPQAIVVENTHEQGLSGGKNTGVATANGEIVAFLDDDAVADPGWLEALEEGFQETGVVGVGGRTDPIWASGRRPGWFPYEFDWTVGCTYRGMPAVRAPIRNVMGGNAAFLRDAVSEVGGFHSGIGRSVQGRKSRPLGCEETEFCIRLSQRKPGSVMLFEPRAVIGHKVSKQRERFAYFRSRCYAEGLSKALVTREVGTQDGLSSERAHAIKTLPLGALRGVGEALRGDVGGLGRAAAIVIGLAWTTWGYVVGSVRLKAARS